One window of Nicotiana tomentosiformis chromosome 11, ASM39032v3, whole genome shotgun sequence genomic DNA carries:
- the LOC104087788 gene encoding GDP-mannose transporter GONST1 isoform X1, translating into MNSRGLSVASSLDSPDPLSERSLIEDSNNSSQGGERNFFDHQPILLDHVSSSFRREVVNRLGADNITNIFPNILRAVLCTKLPLYAGSGERSDHIGSYVCFCRMMHCRIKEAMRVQSSVVALFSLLVERGSFSMKAVNKNDEDLENGMLEKDTEKSARSNKVVTVHNKALLSGVAYCISSCSMILVNKYVLSSYDFNAGISLMLYQNFVSVVVVSTLRLFGVISTEPLTWKLVKVWLPVNVIFVGMLITSMFSLKYINVAMVTVLKNVTNVITAVGEMYLFNKTHDNRVWTALFLMIISAISGGVTDLSFHAIGYTWQIINCFLTASYSLTLRRVMDTAKQVTKSGNLDEFSMVLLNNTLSLPLGIVLILIFNEVDYLSRTPLLQLPTFWLVTTFSGFLGLAISFTSMWFLHQTSATTYSLVGSLNKIPLSVAGIFLFHVPTSLENSASIFFGLLAGVFFARAKMQEKSQSRS; encoded by the exons ATGAATTCAAG AGGTTTATCCGTGGCTTCCTCTCTGGATTCTCCTGATCCACTTTCGGAAAGGAGTCTTATAGAGGATAGTAATAACAGTAGCCAAGGCGGGGAAAGAAACTTCTTTGATCATCAACCTATTTTGCTGGATCACGTCTCCAGTTCTTTCAGAAGAGAAGTAGTTAACAG ACTTGGAGCGGACAATATCACCAATATATTTCCTAATATCTTAAGGGCAGTCCTGTGCACTAAACTCCCGCTCTATGCAGGCTCGGGGGAAAGGTCGGACCACATTGGGTCTTATGTGTGTTTCTGCAGAATGATGCATTGCA GGATTAAAGAGGCAATGAGAGTTCAATCATCTGTCGTTGCACTCTTTTCTCTTTTGGTGGAAAGAGG ATCCTTTTCCATGAAAGCTgtaaataaaaatgatgaagatTTGGAAAATGGGATGTTGGAGAAAGATACAGAGAAGTCAGCACGCAGCAATAAAGTTGTCACAGTACACAATAAGGCCTTGCTATCCGGAGTCGCTTATTGTATTTCGTCCTGTAGCATGATATTAGTGAACAAGTATGTACTCTCCAGCTATGACTTTAATGCAGGGATTTCATTGATGCTCTATCAG AATTTTGTCTCGGTTGTGGTGGTTTCTACCTTGAGACTTTTTGGGGTAATTTCTACAGAACCACTCACTTGGAAGCTAGTCAAAGTCTGGTTGCCTGTTAATGTTATATTTGTTGGGATGCTTATAACAAGTATGTTCAG TCTAAAGTACATCAATGTTGCTATGGTCACTGTCCTGAAGAATGTCACTAATGTGATAACTGCTGTTGGTGAGATGTATTTATTCAACAAAACCCACGATAACAGAGTTTGGACTGCTCTTTTCCTGATG ATTATTTCAGCAATTTCAGGAGGAGTTACTGATCTTTCTTTTCATGCCATTGGTTATACATGGCAGATTATTAATTGTTTCTTGACAGCGTCATATTCT TTGACTCTACGCAGGGTGATGGACACTGCCAAGCAAGTGACTAAATCCGGGAACTTGGACGAATTTTCAATGGTTCTGCTAAATAACACGCTTTCACTGCCTTTAGGCATTGTGCTTATATTAATATTCAACGAGGTGGACTACCTTTCTAGAAC GCCACTATTACAATTGCCAACATTCTGGTTGGTAACAACCTTTAGTGGATTTTTGGGCTTAGCAATTAGCTTCACATCTATGTGGTTTCTTCACCAAACAAGTGCCACCACTTATAG TCTTGTGGGATCACTAAATAAGATACCACTCTCTGTTGCTGGTATTTTCCTCTTCCATGTCCCAACAAGTCTGGAGAACTCTGCCAGTATATTCTTTG GCCTCTTGGCTGGAGTATTTTTCGCCCGAGCAAAGATGCAGGAGAAATCTCAATCTCGATCTTGA
- the LOC117274530 gene encoding uncharacterized protein, with protein sequence MEFLSPSSTSPYVTAPTSPTSYMVQYHSAPVSPGKKFGSVTTDDACELTLSDFEFETSKKFDNCMEFETCENIEHSKDDQSWHEKRRERGGSLPDLAFADELFSNGQVMPLKLPPRLQCDNNDTKYTSQRSITCSTIAPSAIVKSPFARRNVDPFVVAMQKVMNEENRGRSNNSNHHKRTRSLSPFRAKNMEWTIEEMRQEIVSMTPIQPSSPNTRKPIESKAKGASYGRWVLDHSMTIGPGPKESKKPKNLLFGKKEPKPNKPTSNGVAQEYSTIGDVFVETKMQKFKGMLVKYASFRKDNSEGKMNNPISALWKPNYFKKLSFKFKGNGNGNVSKKVNGGEPKLVIVKYKPALCLGYGLEKA encoded by the coding sequence ATGGAGTTTTTATCTCCATCTTCAACTTCTCCTTATGTGACAGCACCAACTAGCCCAACTTCTTACATGGTGCAGTACCATAGTGCTCCGGTTAGTCCAGGTAAAAAGTTTGGTAGTGTTACAACTGATGACGCTTGTGAGTTGACCTTGAGTGATTTTGAATTTGAAACGAGTAAAAAGTTTGATAATTGCATGGAGTTTGAGACGTGTGAGAACATTGAGCACTCCAAGGATGATCAGTCATGGCACGAAAAACGAAGAGAGCGGGGTGGCTCACTCCCTGATTTGGCATTTGCTGATGAACTTTTCTCTAATGGTCAAGTCATGCCCCTTAAACTACCACCAAGGCTCCAATGTGACAACAATGACACGAAATATACTAGCCAACGATCGATTACATGTTCAACTATCGCTCCGAGTGCAATAGTTAAGTCTCCGTTTGCTCGCCGTAACGTTGATCCTTTCGTTGTTGCCATGCAAAAGGTGATGAATGAAGAAAATAGAGGGAGAAGTAACAATTCAAATCACCATAAACGAACAAGGTCACTCTCACCATTTAGAGCCAAAAATATGGAATGGACTATTGAGGAAATGAGACAAGAAATTGTGTCCATGACACCAATTCAACCTTCAAGCCCAAACACAAGAAAGCCCATTGAGTCTAAGGCCAAGGGAGCATCATATGGAAGATGGGTTCTAGACCATTCTATGACTATTGGGCCAGGCCCAAAAGAATCCAAGAAGCCCAAAAACTTGCTTTTTGGAAAGAAAGAGCCAAAGCCCAACAAGCCCACTTCAAATGGTGTTGCTCAAGAGTACTCTACTATAGGGGATGTTTTTGTGGAAACCAAAATGCAAAAATTCAAAGGAATGTTAGTGAAATATGCATCATTTAGAAAGGATAATAGTGAAGGAAAGATGAATAATCCAATATCAGCTCTATGGAAGCCAAATTACTTCAAGAAATTGAGTTTCAAGTTCAAGGGAAATGGTAATGGCAATGTGAGTAAAAAGGTAAATGGAGGGGAGCCAAAGTTGGTGATTGTGAAGTACAAACCAGCACTTTGTTTGGGTTATGGACTTGAAAAAGCTTAA
- the LOC104087786 gene encoding F-box protein At2g32560 isoform X1, which yields MLFLLITCFTFITFLYKSLSLKPLPLWSSEVRLLSIYFWKDFLILKPFKKGFLEAGFIPFIISRMSLRRKSFSSRVENVDRNSEMSVLDLPELALDCILERLPPEGLCNMASVCSFLKEKCKSDYLWERHMKEKWGRVIGPAAYREWQWRIASRNDSSFFNQAKQRGFMTYLSQFWPISLVSRSNSSISSIKKKHTPPPVDSVMSWYLALESGKFWFPAQVYNRENGHVGFMLSCYDAELSYDLRTDTFQARYPPHGRRAIAIETGVTWDRLRAPPLDTSPHDLYISDCLTELCPGDHIEIQWRRNKEFPYGWWYGIVGHLETCDGNEFYCRCHDSDTVILEFNQYTPGSRWRTTTIDRKDHREEGNEADGFYGGIRKLQSNEEISMWRHLWPTDALE from the exons ATGCTTTTCTTATTGATAACTTGCTTCACCTTCATCACTTTCCTTTATAAGTCTCTTTCCCTTAAACCACTTCCCTTATGGAGTTCTGAGGTCAGATTGTTATCAATCTATTTTTGGAAAGATTTCTTGATTTTGAAACCTTTCAAGAAAGGATTTTTGGAAGCTGGTTTTATCCCTTTTATTATTTCAAGAATGTCACTTAGGAGAAAGAGTTTCAGCTCTAGAGTAGAGAATGTTGATCGAAATTCAGAAATGTCTGTTCTTGATTTGCCTGAATTGGCTTTGGATTGTATTCTTGAGAGGCTCCCCCCTGAGGGACTTTGCAATATGGCCAGTGTTTGTAGTTTTCTGAAAGAGAAATGCAAAAGTGATTATCTTTGGGAAAGACATATGAAAGAAAAATGGGGTAGAGTTATTGGACCTGCTGCTTATAGGGAATGGCAGTGGCGTATTGCTTCAAGAAATGATTCAAGTTTCTTTAACCAAGCTAAACAAAGAGGTTTTATGACTTACCTCTCTCAGTTTTGGCCTATTTCATTAGTTAGTAGATCTAATTCTAGCATTAGTAGTATCAAGAAAAAACATACCCCACCACCTGTTGATTCAGTTATGTCTTGGTATCTTGCTCTTGAATCTGGCAAGTTTTGGTTCCCTGCTCAAGTTTACAATCGAGAG AATGGGCATGTTGGTTTTATGCTATCTTGCTATGATGCTGAGCTTAGCTATGATCTAAGAACTGACACTTTCCAGGCTAG ATATCCTCCACATGGAAGGAGGGCAATTGCAATAGAGACAGGTGTAACATGGGATAGATTAAGAGCTCCCCCTCTTGATACTTCTCCACATGATCTTTATATCTCTGATTGCTTAACTGAATTATGCCCTGGTGATCACATTGAGATTCAATGGAGAAGAAACAAAGAATTTCCTTATG GCTGGTGGTATGGTATTGTAGGCCACTTGGAAACATGTGATGGAAATGAGTTTTACTGCCGTTGTCATGATAGTG ATACTGTAATTCTAGAGTTCAATCAATATACTCCTGGATCGCGGTGGAGAACAACAACCATTGATAGGAAAGAtcatcgcgaagaaggaaatgaaGCTGATGGATTTTATGGAGGAATTCGGAAGCTTCAGAGCAACGAAGAGATTTCTATGTGGAGACACCTCTGGCCAACCGATGCGTTGGAGTAA
- the LOC104087786 gene encoding F-box protein At2g32560 isoform X2 encodes MLFLLITCFTFITFLYKSLSLKPLPLWSSEVRLLSIYFWKDFLILKPFKKGFLEAGFIPFIISRMSLRRKSFSSRVENVDRNSEMSVLDLPELALDCILERLPPEGLCNMASVCSFLKEKCKSDYLWERHMKEKWGRVIGPAAYREWQWRIASRNDSSFFNQAKQRGFMTYLSQFWPISLVSRSNSSISSIKKKHTPPPVDSVMSWYLALESGKFWFPAQVYNRENGHVGFMLSCYDAELSYDLRTDTFQARYPPHGRRAIAIETGVTWDRLRAPPLDTSPHDLYISDCLTELCPGDHIEIQWRRNKEFPYGWWYGIVGHLETCDGNEFYCRCHDSAYDSFLWSWNYSAF; translated from the exons ATGCTTTTCTTATTGATAACTTGCTTCACCTTCATCACTTTCCTTTATAAGTCTCTTTCCCTTAAACCACTTCCCTTATGGAGTTCTGAGGTCAGATTGTTATCAATCTATTTTTGGAAAGATTTCTTGATTTTGAAACCTTTCAAGAAAGGATTTTTGGAAGCTGGTTTTATCCCTTTTATTATTTCAAGAATGTCACTTAGGAGAAAGAGTTTCAGCTCTAGAGTAGAGAATGTTGATCGAAATTCAGAAATGTCTGTTCTTGATTTGCCTGAATTGGCTTTGGATTGTATTCTTGAGAGGCTCCCCCCTGAGGGACTTTGCAATATGGCCAGTGTTTGTAGTTTTCTGAAAGAGAAATGCAAAAGTGATTATCTTTGGGAAAGACATATGAAAGAAAAATGGGGTAGAGTTATTGGACCTGCTGCTTATAGGGAATGGCAGTGGCGTATTGCTTCAAGAAATGATTCAAGTTTCTTTAACCAAGCTAAACAAAGAGGTTTTATGACTTACCTCTCTCAGTTTTGGCCTATTTCATTAGTTAGTAGATCTAATTCTAGCATTAGTAGTATCAAGAAAAAACATACCCCACCACCTGTTGATTCAGTTATGTCTTGGTATCTTGCTCTTGAATCTGGCAAGTTTTGGTTCCCTGCTCAAGTTTACAATCGAGAG AATGGGCATGTTGGTTTTATGCTATCTTGCTATGATGCTGAGCTTAGCTATGATCTAAGAACTGACACTTTCCAGGCTAG ATATCCTCCACATGGAAGGAGGGCAATTGCAATAGAGACAGGTGTAACATGGGATAGATTAAGAGCTCCCCCTCTTGATACTTCTCCACATGATCTTTATATCTCTGATTGCTTAACTGAATTATGCCCTGGTGATCACATTGAGATTCAATGGAGAAGAAACAAAGAATTTCCTTATG GCTGGTGGTATGGTATTGTAGGCCACTTGGAAACATGTGATGGAAATGAGTTTTACTGCCGTTGTCATGATAGTG CCTATGATTCTTTCTTATGGAGCTGGAATTATTCTGCCTTTTAA
- the LOC104087788 gene encoding GDP-mannose transporter GONST1 isoform X2, translating into MNSRGLSVASSLDSPDPLSERSLIEDSNNSSQGGERNFFDHQPILLDHVSSSFRREVVNRSFSMKAVNKNDEDLENGMLEKDTEKSARSNKVVTVHNKALLSGVAYCISSCSMILVNKYVLSSYDFNAGISLMLYQNFVSVVVVSTLRLFGVISTEPLTWKLVKVWLPVNVIFVGMLITSMFSLKYINVAMVTVLKNVTNVITAVGEMYLFNKTHDNRVWTALFLMIISAISGGVTDLSFHAIGYTWQIINCFLTASYSLTLRRVMDTAKQVTKSGNLDEFSMVLLNNTLSLPLGIVLILIFNEVDYLSRTPLLQLPTFWLVTTFSGFLGLAISFTSMWFLHQTSATTYSLVGSLNKIPLSVAGIFLFHVPTSLENSASIFFGLLAGVFFARAKMQEKSQSRS; encoded by the exons ATGAATTCAAG AGGTTTATCCGTGGCTTCCTCTCTGGATTCTCCTGATCCACTTTCGGAAAGGAGTCTTATAGAGGATAGTAATAACAGTAGCCAAGGCGGGGAAAGAAACTTCTTTGATCATCAACCTATTTTGCTGGATCACGTCTCCAGTTCTTTCAGAAGAGAAGTAGTTAACAG ATCCTTTTCCATGAAAGCTgtaaataaaaatgatgaagatTTGGAAAATGGGATGTTGGAGAAAGATACAGAGAAGTCAGCACGCAGCAATAAAGTTGTCACAGTACACAATAAGGCCTTGCTATCCGGAGTCGCTTATTGTATTTCGTCCTGTAGCATGATATTAGTGAACAAGTATGTACTCTCCAGCTATGACTTTAATGCAGGGATTTCATTGATGCTCTATCAG AATTTTGTCTCGGTTGTGGTGGTTTCTACCTTGAGACTTTTTGGGGTAATTTCTACAGAACCACTCACTTGGAAGCTAGTCAAAGTCTGGTTGCCTGTTAATGTTATATTTGTTGGGATGCTTATAACAAGTATGTTCAG TCTAAAGTACATCAATGTTGCTATGGTCACTGTCCTGAAGAATGTCACTAATGTGATAACTGCTGTTGGTGAGATGTATTTATTCAACAAAACCCACGATAACAGAGTTTGGACTGCTCTTTTCCTGATG ATTATTTCAGCAATTTCAGGAGGAGTTACTGATCTTTCTTTTCATGCCATTGGTTATACATGGCAGATTATTAATTGTTTCTTGACAGCGTCATATTCT TTGACTCTACGCAGGGTGATGGACACTGCCAAGCAAGTGACTAAATCCGGGAACTTGGACGAATTTTCAATGGTTCTGCTAAATAACACGCTTTCACTGCCTTTAGGCATTGTGCTTATATTAATATTCAACGAGGTGGACTACCTTTCTAGAAC GCCACTATTACAATTGCCAACATTCTGGTTGGTAACAACCTTTAGTGGATTTTTGGGCTTAGCAATTAGCTTCACATCTATGTGGTTTCTTCACCAAACAAGTGCCACCACTTATAG TCTTGTGGGATCACTAAATAAGATACCACTCTCTGTTGCTGGTATTTTCCTCTTCCATGTCCCAACAAGTCTGGAGAACTCTGCCAGTATATTCTTTG GCCTCTTGGCTGGAGTATTTTTCGCCCGAGCAAAGATGCAGGAGAAATCTCAATCTCGATCTTGA
- the LOC104087788 gene encoding GDP-mannose transporter GONST1 isoform X3, whose protein sequence is MKAVNKNDEDLENGMLEKDTEKSARSNKVVTVHNKALLSGVAYCISSCSMILVNKYVLSSYDFNAGISLMLYQNFVSVVVVSTLRLFGVISTEPLTWKLVKVWLPVNVIFVGMLITSMFSLKYINVAMVTVLKNVTNVITAVGEMYLFNKTHDNRVWTALFLMIISAISGGVTDLSFHAIGYTWQIINCFLTASYSLTLRRVMDTAKQVTKSGNLDEFSMVLLNNTLSLPLGIVLILIFNEVDYLSRTPLLQLPTFWLVTTFSGFLGLAISFTSMWFLHQTSATTYSLVGSLNKIPLSVAGIFLFHVPTSLENSASIFFGLLAGVFFARAKMQEKSQSRS, encoded by the exons ATGAAAGCTgtaaataaaaatgatgaagatTTGGAAAATGGGATGTTGGAGAAAGATACAGAGAAGTCAGCACGCAGCAATAAAGTTGTCACAGTACACAATAAGGCCTTGCTATCCGGAGTCGCTTATTGTATTTCGTCCTGTAGCATGATATTAGTGAACAAGTATGTACTCTCCAGCTATGACTTTAATGCAGGGATTTCATTGATGCTCTATCAG AATTTTGTCTCGGTTGTGGTGGTTTCTACCTTGAGACTTTTTGGGGTAATTTCTACAGAACCACTCACTTGGAAGCTAGTCAAAGTCTGGTTGCCTGTTAATGTTATATTTGTTGGGATGCTTATAACAAGTATGTTCAG TCTAAAGTACATCAATGTTGCTATGGTCACTGTCCTGAAGAATGTCACTAATGTGATAACTGCTGTTGGTGAGATGTATTTATTCAACAAAACCCACGATAACAGAGTTTGGACTGCTCTTTTCCTGATG ATTATTTCAGCAATTTCAGGAGGAGTTACTGATCTTTCTTTTCATGCCATTGGTTATACATGGCAGATTATTAATTGTTTCTTGACAGCGTCATATTCT TTGACTCTACGCAGGGTGATGGACACTGCCAAGCAAGTGACTAAATCCGGGAACTTGGACGAATTTTCAATGGTTCTGCTAAATAACACGCTTTCACTGCCTTTAGGCATTGTGCTTATATTAATATTCAACGAGGTGGACTACCTTTCTAGAAC GCCACTATTACAATTGCCAACATTCTGGTTGGTAACAACCTTTAGTGGATTTTTGGGCTTAGCAATTAGCTTCACATCTATGTGGTTTCTTCACCAAACAAGTGCCACCACTTATAG TCTTGTGGGATCACTAAATAAGATACCACTCTCTGTTGCTGGTATTTTCCTCTTCCATGTCCCAACAAGTCTGGAGAACTCTGCCAGTATATTCTTTG GCCTCTTGGCTGGAGTATTTTTCGCCCGAGCAAAGATGCAGGAGAAATCTCAATCTCGATCTTGA